TTCCAGGATTAATGTCGctattctttcagtggtaggcgacgtacCCGTTGATAGCGACGCGCCTGTAGTGACCTCGTCAATTTCGAGATTTGTTGGTCCAACTCAGTTCTTCGAAGGttctcataggggtagggtttgggTCCGTGCATTCATAGGGTTAGTGTGCGCTCGTGCATGTAAACATTTGCTTCTGTGACTTGGTCTCGCAAAAAAAGAGATAACATTTAACATCCCTGCAAAAAATTTGACCAATAATTTCAGTTATGGCGAGGCTAGTATATGTTGTACTGCCTCCATTTTTGTGGAATGCATTAGGATTTCAAAACATTTTTAATGCTAATAATTATGCTTAGTGTGAAATATTTGTCACAcggtagatagatagatagatagatagatagacagacagacagacagacagatgaCGCGGATAGCTTGCATTAAGAAGTTGAAAGTTAGTGGGATGACATGACTGACATGACTATTAGTGGAAGATGATGTGGGTgccttgcatgttgagatagaacTTGAGATGACGTGGATAACTTGTATTAAGAGGTTGGAAGTTAGTGACATGACTTTGCATTTTAGGTTGGAAATTAGTGACATGATATGGCTATTAGTGGAAGATGATGTGGATgccttgcatgttgagatagaacttgagatgacttggatagcttgcattaagaggttgGAAGTTAGTGACATGACTTTGCATTTTAGGTTGGAAGTTAGTGACATGACATGGCTATTAATGGAATATGATATGGATgccttgcatgttgagatagaacttgagatgacgtggatagcttgcattaagaggttgGAAGTTAGTGACATGACTTTGCATTTTAGGTTGGAAGTTAGTGGCATGATATGCTATTAGTGGAAGATGATGTGGATGCCTTGCATGTAGAGATAGAACTTGAGATGACGTGGATTGCTTGCATTAAGAGGTTGGAAGTTAGTGGGATGATATGACTATTAGTGGAAGATGATGTGAATGCCTTACATGTTGACATAGAACTTGAGATGacgtggatagcttgcattaagaggttgGAAGTTAGTGACATGACTTTGCATTTTAGGTTGGAAGTTAGTGATATGACATGGCTATTAGTGGAAGATGATGTGGATGTCagacagacagatagatagatagacagacaaACAGATATTTGGCTCTCGCTCACTATATATATGCACTCGCTCCACCTCTTGGGCCTCAGATCATCTACAACTGAGAAGGAGCACTGCTGGTAGAAGCCCTGATTCTCTTCCCTCGCATCCGGCACGGTAAGTACCCCCTTACCCCCAACGACCATATGCAACTCAACAATTAGAACGCATTTCATTGATTGTAGATGTTGTTCTATTTCTTGGTGATGTTTATATTTTTATCGATCTATATCTATTAGCTTCTCTTTGGGGGCTTCCGTAACAACAGAAAACATATGCATGTAGTTTTGAATTTGTTGTCTACTCCGTAATAAGGAACGGCACCTACTAGCTACCTATTTTCCTGAGCACTGCTCGCACGGAATTCACCCAAAGACCACCAGATCCACAGAACTAATAACACAAGATGTAAGTTCACAACGTTCTGGCCTGCAGGCAGCTCGTTTAAGCATCCAACCAACATCAAAACAAATTCGCGCGCGCGCTCAGCCGCCCACAGACACACACGCGATGTCTTCCACACACAGCTAAAATACAAGTTTTTGTAGCATCATCCTGTAGATACGAAACAAATGCATGCCACAATTAGCCATACAAGAACATCCTGCAAACCCGACAAGCACCATCAGCCAAATAGTCACCTACAACTGTCCTGGCTGTTGGAAGTATCATCCTGCATTAATATTTTAAAGCTAAAGTAATATTGATTATCATGAAGAAAAATTATAATGGGAGATATTACCTTGTTTGTGGTTTTTTATTTCTCTTTATAAACGATGGACCTGTTTGGGAGCCATTTTTGCAGCGACTATAGTAGTTGCGGCTGCAACCCCATCTCACATATTACTGTACAAGCAAGGGCTGCAGATGCTACAGTGGATGCAGTGAACATGATATTCTTCGTGTATTTACTATTTACAATCGAGATCTATTTCTTTTTCCCCTTCTTCACGCCCTTCTTAACCGCTGGCACGACCAAGATTCTAATGCTAGATCTTGTTGTGGCTTTAGATAGTGTTACCCACAATTAGCCATACAAGAACATTGGTTCCGACAATAAAGCATGACATTAGGGATAATTTACCCTAGTGCTAGCGACGGAAGGGCTAACCGAGATAGAGCTCTTGATCAATATTATTTTAGCTATTTGTCGACGTATAAGATGATGTTTGTCAATAGTTGCTATATGTCGACGGTACAAATGAGTTTATGAGGAGCTGAGTTAATGGAGGCCATCAGAATAGCTCTGCCCAAAGTAGCCAGTTGTGTATGCCTGCGTTCACATAGTGGACTAGGCCAAACACAGGAGTAAAAAAATATATGGTTGTATTTGCATGGATTAAGGAAGAAAGGTCAAACAttggatttctttgatacttatacaCTGCAATTATTGGAACAGTGTTCAATTTCAAACTTCATTCAAGCAACCAATCAATCAGATTAATCTAAAAATAACTTGATAAACATGATGCAACTATATAATGTTTGAAATATTTTGAACCTAAATTAGTTTTTAATAAGATGGTTAACTTATAGTTATCATCAGAATTTTTTGCTAAGAGCACTTTCATTTTAATTTGTGCATTGTACAATAAGACATGTATGATTATTTGATTACCTTTTCTTTGAAACTAATAAGATAACCTTTCGTTCCCATGTGATGCATGTGTTCCATAGAGAAGAAAAGGTGTCATGGGAGACCAGGACCCTAAACGGCCATCAATAAGGACACTGGAGGAAAGTAAATGGACTGAATACTTCATGCAGCTTAGCCCTTTACCTTGCTCTAGCCAGGTAGAAAAAACATAAATCCATATACACATACAATTTTCTTTATGTTAATCTTCTCACAAAATTGCATTGGCTGTTTCTTTTATTTTAATTGTTAATCATCACCTGTCAAAAGCCCGACCATAGGATTATGGATAGGCGGGATGAACTTGTGTGGAAGGTTCGATGCATGATCCAAGGGTTTATAAGGAACACAGAAGATTTGCTTCTAGGAATGAAGACTGTTGATGCCTTGCAACGCCTTGGCCTTGGCTACCATTTTGAGGAGGACATTTCCAAATTCATGCATAttcttagtagaactccagtggGGGCAGATGACTTGTCTACACTCGCCCTCCAATTCCGTCTATTGAGACAGCATCACTACGACGTTGCTTCTGGTAGTTATGATATATATCATGAACATTATTACTTACATTAATTTCTGCAAATGGATAAGCAATGAGTTTACTTGTTCTAGGTATTAGAGATCTCTAATGAAGTACCTATATCAATTAAAATATTTACTTATCATGTAGATTCATGTACTAACATTTGGTAATAGATTTTATTGCATACATTAATTATTTTTGCCAATAGAACCGGAAGCAATAAAATCTATTACCAAATGTTAGTACATCAACTAGCCTATTGGCAAAAGTAATTAATGTATGCAATAAAATCTATTACCAAATGTTAGTACATCAACTATATGGACACCTACAAAATAGGTTTATACAAGCAAAACATTCCAAATACATTTAATTAATTTGTAATAATATTGTTGTATGTAGAAATTTTCAACAACTTCATGGATGAGAATGGCGACTTCAAAGACACTCTGCGATCTAATGTTGATGGTTTGCTCAGTCTGTACGAGGCAGCTCACCTTGGTAAAAGTGATGAGGATTTGCTCAGGAAGGCAACAATCTTTACCAAGGACTGCCTATCATCCCTAGTAAACGGTGGCCAACTGCCCAAGCCCGTCCTCCAGGAAGTGTTGCATGCACTAGATTTACCAACTCAGCGGAGAATAAAGAGGCTTGAGGCCAAGCTCTACATCTCCATCTACGAGGATGGTGATGAAAGTAATCAGGATATAGTTGAGCTTGCTAAGCTTAACTTTCACATCTTGCAGCAAATGCACCGTGATGAAGTCAGGACCATCTCACTGTGAGTAGAGAAAATCTTCTATCCGTCAATAACAATAATCTTACATAGGTAGCCAAGGGATCAATCAAAAAGCAAAAAATATGAAACTGCTTGCCCCTATTTGACACTTTGACGATGGAAGATGCATTTATGTTAGAGATTACATAGATTAATTAATTGCACAATATGGCGACTTTTAATTCAACTTCTTATTGAAGGTGGTGGTACAAGGACCTAAATCCTAGTAGCCTTGGTCCGTATATGCGAAAACGCCCAGTTGAGTGCTACTATTGGGCTTTGGGTATTTTCTATGAACCCCAGTATGCTAAGGCACGGATGGTGTTAGCAAAACTGTTGACATTATTGACGATGTTTGATGACATATTCGATTCATATGGAACCATGGAAGAGGTTCATCTGTTTAACCAAGCAGTCCAAAGGTGTGTTCTTGGAACTTCATCACCATATATTATGACCACTCAAATTGTTTATGCATCGTAGCAGAACTAAAAAAAGAAGGAAAGTCAAAAATGTTTTTTCATGCAAAGATGGTTTGATTGAAGCATCAATAGCAACTAAGCTTTCAAGCTTGGCATTTTTTATAATTCAACGATTCGATCCAAACAACATGTTTAGTCATATTTTTATTTGTCTTCTCTAACAATGTGCCAAGTTTAGGAATGCCGTTCAATAAATCAACAAAAGAGGTTTCTACCTCATTGTTATTCTTGCTTCCAAAATCAACATAGTTGATGGAAACCTTGCTACTTGCTATCAGATGCAACTTTTGGTGTCTGGTATGGACACCATTCTTAGATCACAAGCCCATGGTCACATTATAGATTTTCCACAAGAGTATTCCAGGTGTTTCTATGGTAACCATAAGGATCAACAACGAACTGATATGTGGTTTTCTAGTTAACCCAACAGATCTATCATAACCTGTAGTGCAGATTTTCTAGGGCATGACTTGTAGTGAGATTGTTGTTGTCTATGGAGGCATCGCTAAAGCTGGGCCAAGGAAAAAAATTGTCAAGTCccttcatcacatatatatagcaAAGTCAATCCGAATATAGAAACTCATTAACTAAACTAAAAGGTTATATGTAAACAGGGATCCCCTTATGTCCAGAGCAAAGACCAGCACGTGTAAACTTCCTTGCAAAATGTGATACAATGCACCACCTTCAAAAAATTTAACTAAAGCTCAATCACTATTTAAATTAATGCTTGGTCACGTGGCATCGTTGGCATGGAAAACATTTCTACGTAGGTACGACACGAACACAAATTGCTAAGCCATGTGGAAACAGTAGATCTTGGCCATTGGGAAGCTCTAGTCTTTGTGAGGAGAGTGACTTGGAGAGATAATGATGGGGCTCCAAGCATTCTGGGATTTctgcagcaaaaaaaaaaaaaaaaaagaaaaaaagaaaaatttaAGGTGTCTTCGATTCATTAGCAAGCAAGAGTAGCCTCTCTTTTAGCGAGCTAGAAGCCAAGCCAGCGGGGTTACTTACCATGGGGCTGCACATGTGACTAGACTGGGCTCATTTGAGCAGGATGGATGGCCTTGTTTGATCCATCCAACGTGCCTATTAGGTCCAGCTGCAGAATGAATTGTTTATTGGATGCCCAGCTACAGGTCAGTAgtgctttctctctctctctctctctctctctatatatatatatatatatatagacacacagtTATGCATGCTTAGATCGTCTTAGAGGGATAACGGAACCCCCGACCACTTTGGGCTTTTCTAATGTGACATTCCACATGGTTACAAGAACAACAGGTGGAAAATTCCTGGCTGACGGCAATAAATTTCAGTGTATAGTTGGAGAAACTCTGCCAACTGTTCTTCAAATCATAGTACCTTTTGTAGAGCAATTAGATCTAGAGAATTGACCGAGTCTGCACAAATGCCTCACTGTCAACTGGTACATTTTATACCACTGAAACATAGTAACATCATGGAATAAATCCAAGAAGATGTCACCTTTGGTGCTAAGTCGACGACTTGAACTTTTGGTGAATCTAACCATCTGAGCTACACTCAATTTGCCAGCCAACTATTTATTAAATAATGAAAATAGTGCTATATTTTGTTCAGATTTATTTTTTTAAGATAAGTTACCAAAAAGATTGTGCCATTTTTGCATGTAGTGCATAAAGTCACTGTCACTTATTACATCATCCAAGAGTTGGATTATCTGAAATATGTAGAACAGAGCAAGACATGGATTACAATATCAGCCACATTGAAACTAGTACCTATTCTGAGCCACGACCACCATAGCTATTACCTTCATGGCATGGAGTGTCGCCAATATCATGTCGCTTTAACTCTTTCCACAGAAATGTCAAAATTTTTTGCTCCTAGGGTGATTATCAGTTTATTATTAAATGCAATATCATTTTCACATAACCATATGGCCCAAAAGAGAGCAGTCACCCTCACTAAGGCTGCATTGAGCATGGTCTATGGCAATTTTAACTAGATGACAAATAGAATTACTAGCAAATAACATATAAGTAAGAAATATATGTTGAACGTTATGATTACAAAAGTAACAATGTGGACATCCATTCCAATTTCTTTT
This sequence is a window from Miscanthus floridulus cultivar M001 chromosome 10, ASM1932011v1, whole genome shotgun sequence. Protein-coding genes within it:
- the LOC136486528 gene encoding (-)-germacrene D synthase-like isoform X1, which gives rise to MGDQDPKRPSIRTLEESKWTEYFMQLSPLPCSSQPDHRIMDRRDELVWKVRCMIQGFIRNTEDLLLGMKTVDALQRLGLGYHFEEDISKFMHILSRTPVGADDLSTLALQFRLLRQHHYDVASEIFNNFMDENGDFKDTLRSNVDGLLSLYEAAHLGKSDEDLLRKATIFTKDCLSSLVNGGQLPKPVLQEVLHALDLPTQRRIKRLEAKLYISIYEDGDESNQDIVELAKLNFHILQQMHRDEVRTISLWWYKDLNPSSLGPYMRKRPVECYYWALGIFYEPQYAKARMVLAKLLTLLTMFDDIFDSYGTMEEVHLFNQAVQSWNEEAAKQIGDCYWYLIFHISKTLEEFVSNDGASPVAIDCFKETLKEGSKAMVQELVWREEGQVPTVHEYLKQAAAVSILYWPIAVISFAGMFPSDDEIFTWARSYPKIIESSTTLCRLMDDVAGHENEKEERSKCVTAVECYVREHGVTVQEAKQAMICLVEEHWRCINQELFKRDQAVPVALLDPMLDLVRVMEEVYKGVDMYTKCSGVADPIHKLLNECVEH